The genomic interval TCGCGCGTTAGGTGGGGTCACGAATGTTGATGATTTAGCCAATTTATATTTGCCGATCGGTCAAGGCGCGAATGTACGCTTATCGAGTATTGCTGAGGTGAGCGATGCTTATGCGGAACAATCTTCGATTGCCATGCTCGATGGTGAACCGGTGGTCGCTTTTGAAATCACGCGCAGTCGCGGATCGAGTGAGGTTGAGGTTGCGAAAAGGGTGGATGAAGCATTAGCTGATCTAATGCAAATGCAGCTGCATCTTAGTTTTGAGCGTGTTTATGATCTGGCAACACCAGTTGAACAAGATTATCAGGCATCGCTAAAAATGCTCATTGAAGGTGGGTTGCTTGCAGTTGTCGTGGTCTTTTTATTCCTGCGTAATATTCGCGCAACACTGATTGCTGCGGTTGCTTTGCCGCTGTCGATTATCCCCACTTTTATTGGCATGTATCTGTTAGGCTTCAGTCTGAATTTGATTTCTTTACTCGCACTGTCGTTAGTGGTCGGGATTCTAGTTGATGATGCAATTGTTGAGATCGAAAATATTATGCGTCATTTGCGAATGGGTAAAACGCCTTATGACGCGGCGATGCAAGCCGCAGATGAAATCGGTTTGGCGGTTATTGCGACAACCTTCACCCTGATTGCGGTGTTTTTACCAACCGCGTTTATGAGTGGGGTAGTTGGTCAGTTTTTTAAACAGTTTGGTTGGACAGCCTCAATTGCTATTTTTGCCTCTTTATTGGTTGCGCGCCTGCTCACACCGATGATGGCTGCGTATTTAATTAAGCCAGAAAAACCTCGTGAATATAAAGAAAGCGCGTTGATGGGCGCCTATTTGAGGCTTGCTGATTGGGCGATACGCTGGCGTTGGTTAACGCTTGCTTTAACGATTGTGCTATTTGTGGGCTCATTAGCGCTTGCGCGGCTTTTACCTAGTGATTTCCTACCTGCTGATGATCTTTCCCAATCTCGGGTGGAAATCGAACTAGCACCTGGGGCAACGATTGAAGAAACCTTAGAAGTGAGCGAATGGACGCGTCGTGCGGTAATGGATATAGACGGTATTGAATCGGTGTATTCATCCGTTGGCCACATGCAAGCGGGTATGGATGGACCGAGCAATGCCGGTGCGCATGGTTCGACACGTAAAGCTGCGCTGAATCTGGTGTTGAGTCCGCGTAGTGAACGGATCAATAAGACGGCGATAGAAGCCAAAATCCGTGAGCGATTACAATCCATTCCCGGGGCGCGGTTTAAGGTTGGGTTGAATAACGGTGGGGAAAGTGGCTATAAAGTGTCGCTGACTGGGGAGGATTGGCCATTGTTGCGCCGTACTGCACGACAGTTGATGAATGAGATACGCGACATTCCAGGGGTGAGCAATGTACGCAGCAATGAAGGGATTGCCCGTGAAGAATTGCAAATCATCCCGGATACGACTGCGATGGCCGCGCATGGCGTGAGCACAGCGGCATTGGCGCAAACCATTCGCGTGGCAACCATGGGTGATTATGCGCAGTTACTCTCGAAACTCAACGTCGATAAACGTCGCATTCCGATCCTATTGCGCTTGGCGCCAGAATACCGTGGCGACATCGCGACGTTAGAAAACTTACTTGTTCGCACCAACCAAGGCCCGGTGCGTCTCGGTGATGTCGCGCGTCTGCATTTTGGTTCAAGCCCATCGGCGATCAACCGCTTTGAACGCTCGCGTGAAATTTCCATTCAAGTAGAGAATAACGAAGGTGAGTTGGGTGCATTGGTTAAAGCGGTTAAGAATACGCCAACGATGCAGCAATTACCGGCTGGGGTGAAGACAACCGATCTGGGTCAAGCTGGCGATATGGCAGAACTCTTTAACGGGTTCAAAATCGCGATGATGGTTGGGGTGCTGTGTATTTTTGGCGTGCTGGTACTCTTATTTCACCGCATTCTGCATCCGTTTACGATCCTTATGGCGCTGCCTTTGTCGGTCGGCGGGGCGTTTGTTGGGCTGTTACTCAGTGGCGCAGGGCTGTCGATGCCGTCATTGATTGGCTTGGTGATGCTGATGGGCATTGCCACCAAAAACTCTATTTTGTTGGTTGATTACGCGATTATTGCCGAACAAAAAGGCAAGGTGCGACGTGAAGCCTTGCTGGATGCGTGTCGTAAACGTGCTCGGCCGATTATTATGACCACTATAGCGATGGGCGCAGGGATGTTGCCGTTAATTTTTGGCTGGGGTGAGGTTGATAGCAGTTTCCGCCGCCCGATGGCGATTGCCGTATTCGGTGGACTGATTACCTCAACCATGCTCAGTTTGATCGTTATCCCGACGTTTTATACTTTTATGGATGATTTGGCACAGTTTGTTAAGCGTCTATGGGGCAAAGGTTCACACAAAGAGGTGTCTCAATGACGCGACAACAATGGGGATACTGGCTTACTGTCATTTCGGCGGTAGCGTTATTATTAAGTTATGCAACCGCCGTATGGTTTTTCCGTAGCGAAAGCCCGATGCAGATGATTCTTGGTGCGTCAATGACGCTCCTGCCATTGCTGCTCTATACTCCTCGAGCAATCATCAAACAACCCAGAGCCTTTGCCGCGCTTGCGCTGTTGGCACCCATCTATCTATTTTTTGGTGGCGTGGTGTGGATCTGGGGGCGAGCACTGTTTGGTGCGTGGTTATGTTTGTGGGCGCTCATACTGGAAATCGGTGCGATTTTGCATAATTTCCAAAAAAGGCGCCATAAAAAGTAATATTTACTGCGTTTCGGTGTTTCTGACAATAAATGCTGTATACATGCAGCATTTTGTTTTATTTTCGCGCATATAGGTGCGTATAAACGGCCCATTCACTTTATGAGGCTTTATCACTTTGACGAAGTTGGCCTTACTGTAAGCATTG from Suttonella sp. R2A3 carries:
- a CDS encoding efflux RND transporter permease subunit, with protein sequence MNFSAYSIRNPLVAIVLFVLLTVGGWLGFERMKVQQFPDMDFPVVVVTVIMPGTSPEQLETDVAKVIEDQVSGIEGIKRIYTTVQNGAVTLVIEFRLGYDIQTVLDEVRSSVNEIRGDLPADAEEPIISKVGTSGFPIVTYTIASDSLSIGELSWYVDDEISKLLSGINGVGSIVRVGGLEREIHVDVDPLALSAAGASINDVSNQLNYVQQDAPGGEASIGENKQPIRALGGVTNVDDLANLYLPIGQGANVRLSSIAEVSDAYAEQSSIAMLDGEPVVAFEITRSRGSSEVEVAKRVDEALADLMQMQLHLSFERVYDLATPVEQDYQASLKMLIEGGLLAVVVVFLFLRNIRATLIAAVALPLSIIPTFIGMYLLGFSLNLISLLALSLVVGILVDDAIVEIENIMRHLRMGKTPYDAAMQAADEIGLAVIATTFTLIAVFLPTAFMSGVVGQFFKQFGWTASIAIFASLLVARLLTPMMAAYLIKPEKPREYKESALMGAYLRLADWAIRWRWLTLALTIVLFVGSLALARLLPSDFLPADDLSQSRVEIELAPGATIEETLEVSEWTRRAVMDIDGIESVYSSVGHMQAGMDGPSNAGAHGSTRKAALNLVLSPRSERINKTAIEAKIRERLQSIPGARFKVGLNNGGESGYKVSLTGEDWPLLRRTARQLMNEIRDIPGVSNVRSNEGIAREELQIIPDTTAMAAHGVSTAALAQTIRVATMGDYAQLLSKLNVDKRRIPILLRLAPEYRGDIATLENLLVRTNQGPVRLGDVARLHFGSSPSAINRFERSREISIQVENNEGELGALVKAVKNTPTMQQLPAGVKTTDLGQAGDMAELFNGFKIAMMVGVLCIFGVLVLLFHRILHPFTILMALPLSVGGAFVGLLLSGAGLSMPSLIGLVMLMGIATKNSILLVDYAIIAEQKGKVRREALLDACRKRARPIIMTTIAMGAGMLPLIFGWGEVDSSFRRPMAIAVFGGLITSTMLSLIVIPTFYTFMDDLAQFVKRLWGKGSHKEVSQ
- a CDS encoding ABC transporter gives rise to the protein MTRQQWGYWLTVISAVALLLSYATAVWFFRSESPMQMILGASMTLLPLLLYTPRAIIKQPRAFAALALLAPIYLFFGGVVWIWGRALFGAWLCLWALILEIGAILHNFQKRRHKK